In one Methanobacterium sp. genomic region, the following are encoded:
- a CDS encoding DUF211 domain-containing protein, with protein sequence MAEGLIRIVLDILKPHEPTIPYFAKFLSGVSGVEGVNITLMEIDKETENIKVTMQGNDLNFEEISQAIEQYGGSIHSVDEVVAGKTMVEEVTTPQD encoded by the coding sequence TTGGCAGAAGGTCTTATTCGAATAGTTTTAGATATTTTAAAACCACATGAACCAACAATACCTTATTTTGCTAAATTTTTAAGCGGAGTAAGTGGTGTAGAAGGAGTTAATATTACCTTAATGGAAATTGACAAGGAAACTGAGAACATTAAAGTCACCATGCAAGGTAATGATTTAAACTTTGAGGAAATTAGTCAAGCTATTGAACAGTACGGTGGCTCCATACACAGTGTTGACGAGGTTGTGGCAGGGAAAACAATGGTTGAAGAAGTAACCACACCTCAGGACTGA